The sequence GCAGCAACAGCAGTATCGCGACCAGGACCGCGTGATCGTCCAGCAGCCACCGCCGGTCGTGCCGCAAGTCAGGTCGGGCTGCCAGACGCGGATAATCGGCACCACCGCCGTCAGCACCTGCCGCTGACTGCCGGCCCGCTCTTTTATTTAGCCGACTTACATGATAGGCACCTTCTGGTGCCCCTGCGGCAGTTTGGGTTTTGCAAAGGCGCCGCATCGCGATATGGGGGCACTGCACCCGACTGGATTTGACGAATGGCAGCCACCAAGAAGAAGGCCGTGCGCAAGGCTAAGAAAGGCGAGCGGATCCGCCAGGTGGCGGCGATCCCCTTTCGGTTGACCGCGGGTGGGAATTTCGAGGTGATGCTGGTCACGTCGAGGACGACGAGACGCTTCATCGTCCCCAAGGGATGGCCGATGAAAGGCAAGAGCGGACGCAAGGCAGCCACCATCGAGGCTATGGAAGAAGCCGGCGTGCTTGGCAAGACCCTGAAGCAGCCTGCCGGCACCTATTCCTACTGGAAGCGGCTGACCAACCGCTTTATCCGTGTCGACGTCATCGTCTATCTGCTTGAGGTGACCGAGGAATTGGCCAACTGGCAGGAAGCCAAGCGGCGGCAGCGGGCCTGGCTGGCGCCGGCCGACGCGGCGATGTTGATCGACGAACCTGATCTTTCGACGCTGGTTGAGACCTTGACGCTTCCCCAGTCTGCGCCGACTGGCGCGGCCTGATGCAATTCCTCAGGCGCGCGTACCGCCCTCTTCGGGAAGAGGGCGCACCGGCGTGCCGGTATAGGCCCACAACCATTTGCGCGGCAGCGGCCCGCGCTGCCCGCGCTACCCGCGCCTTCGGCGAGGATGCCTTGATGCTTGAACAGGCAAGTCTTGCGGCGGAGGCGCCGCCCTAACCCGCGCGGTTACAGGTCCGAACAGGGCCGACAAGCTTCGAATACAAACTGATTCAACTTGAAGCAGTCACTTGACGTTGCGTAATATTCAGCCACCCAAATCAAGAAAAGGCCTCATAGAGAACGGAACTATTTATTTGCTGTTAAGTCCCTCGTGATACCCGGTTGTTGTCGCCATTTGCGACATAAGGGGAAGAAAGTC comes from Mesorhizobium japonicum MAFF 303099 and encodes:
- a CDS encoding NUDIX hydrolase; the encoded protein is MAATKKKAVRKAKKGERIRQVAAIPFRLTAGGNFEVMLVTSRTTRRFIVPKGWPMKGKSGRKAATIEAMEEAGVLGKTLKQPAGTYSYWKRLTNRFIRVDVIVYLLEVTEELANWQEAKRRQRAWLAPADAAMLIDEPDLSTLVETLTLPQSAPTGAA